GAAGGAAGTGCTAAAGTAGCAATGCCAGGAGGATGTTCAATTGGAAGTAGACCAATTGATCAGCATTTAAAAGGATTTGAAGCACTAGGTGCAACAATTATTCAAGATGCAGGGTTTGTAGAAGCTCGTGCAGAAAAAGAATTAGAAGGAACAACTATCTTCTTTGATTTCCCAAGTGTAGGAGGAACTCAAAACGTAATTATGGCTAGTTGTTTAGCAAAAGGGAAAACTACAATTGTTAATGCTGCACAAGAACCAGAAATTGAAGATATGATTAATTTCTTAATTAAAATGGGAGCTAAAATCGAAGGAAAAGGAACTTCTATTTTGGTTGTAGAAGGTGTTGAGAAATTAGTAGGTACAGAATATTCAGTTATGCCAGACCGTGTAGAAGCGGCAACATACATGATTGCAGCTGCAGCAACTAAAGGAGATGTTCTTATTAAAGGAGCTCCATACAAAGATAATGTTGCTTTAGTGAGTAAAATGCGTGAAATGGGAGTTAACATTGAAGTAGTAGATGAAAACTCTATGCGTGTAAGTAATAAGTTGGATAGTTTAAAACCTGTAGATGTTAAAACTCTACCACACCCAGGTTTCTTAACTGATATGCAATCTATTATGTGTGTGTTAACACTTTTAGCTGATGGTACAAGTACAATAACAGAAACAGTTTTTGAAAATAGATTCATGCACGTAGAAGAACTACGTAGAATGAATGCTAAGATTAGAATCGAAGGTAGAAGTTCACTAATTGAAGGATTACCTCATTTAGAAGGAACTACTGTAAGAGCAACAGACTTACGTTCTGGAGCGGCATTAGTTATTGCGGGATTAATGGCAACGGGAACTACTAAAGTTATTGATATTTATCATATTGATAGAGGATATGTTGACATCGAAGAAAAAATGAGAAAATTAGGTGCAGATATTCAAAGAATAGACGAGTAGGATTTCATTATGAAACTAAATGATAAGTTAACAAGATACTTGCGTAATATAGCCTTAATGATAATTATATTTTATATTGGATTATTGCTAGGCTACACAATTTTAGGTAAGGGAAGTTTATTTGACGCTTTAAGCTTAAAGCCGATAAGACATATTAAAGATATTATATACAATTAGGAGGAAATGAAGATGGCAAATGATTTATTTGTAGAACTTCAACAAAAATTAGAGGGGAAAAATGTACGTATCGTACTACCAGAAGCATATGATGAGCGTGTATTAGAAGCGGCTGTTAAATTAGGCGCTACTAGTTATGTTAAACCTGTGTTAGTTGGGAAAAAAGAAAAAGTAGAAGAAATCGCTAAAGGATTATCTTTAGATGCTTCTAACCTAGAAGTTATCGATCACGAAAACTACGAAAAATTAGAAGAATTAGTTGCTAAGTTTGTAGAACGTCGTGCAGGAAAAGTAACTGAAGAAAAAGCACGTGAATTATTAAAAGATGTTAACTACTTCGGAACTATGTTAGTGTACACTGGTGAAGTTGAAGGATTAGTATCTGGAGCAATTCACTCTACTGGAGACACTGTTCGTCCAGCATTACAAATTATTAAAACAAAACCAGGTACAAAACGTACAAGTGGTGCATTCATCATGAGTAAAGAAGACAAACGTTATGTATTTGCTGACTGTGCGATTAACCCAACATTAGATGCTGAAGGATTAGCAGAAATCGCAATTGAAAGTGCTAAAACAGCTAAAAGCTTCAACGTTGATCCAAAAGTAGCAATGTTAAGTTTCTCTACTTTAGGTTCAGCTGTTACTGAAGATACTACAAAAGTAGCAGAAGCTACTAAGTTAGTTAAAGAAAATGCACCTGAATTAGCGGTAGAAGGGGAATTACAATTCGACGCTGCAGTTGTACCTTCAGTTGCTAAATTAAAAGCTCCTAATTCAAAAGTACAAGGGGATGCTAATGTATTTGTATTCCCAAGCTTAGAAGCTGGTAATATTGGATACAAAATTGCACAACGTCTAGGTGGATTTGAAGCTGTAGGACCAATCTTACAAGGATTAAACGCACCTGTAAATGACTTATCTCGTGGATGTAATGCAGAAGATGTATACAAACTTTCATTAATTACAGCTGTTCAAGCAATTGAAAAATAAGATTTAAAATTTAGAGGTTGACCTTGGTTAACCTCTTTTTCTTCATGGAATTTTTTGATATCGCTTACTTAATTTTGTATAATTAAGTAAAGAATATATGTTGACTTTATTGTAATGAATACTGTTCGTTTCTACAAATAAAAAAGGGAAAATTAAGGAAAAATAGGTTATTAAAATTTAAAAGAAGAGACATTGATAATAATTTATTTTAGAATATTGTAAGGAATAGTATTATGATAAAGTAGTAAAAAAGGAGATGTGAATTATGAATGATTTAGATTATTTTTATAAGGCAATTACTAGTCCGATTGGTAATATTATTGGTTTTGTTGTATTTTTATACATGGTCTATATTGCTATAGATTTCATACGAAAAGGATTAAAAAAATAGAACAAAAAATTTTTAATAGATGATAAAAATAGTAAATTCGATAAGAGTCAGAGTTTTCTATTATTCAGATGGATTTAGTTCATTTTAAGCTATGTGGGAGTAACTTTGTATTAGTGATTTTTATAAAATCATGATTAATAAGGTTACTTCCTTTTTTAGTCTTTATAATTGCATTTATACCAACTTATATGGTATTATATAATGATGTATAAATATGGAGGTAAACATGGTTGCGATAGAATCAAAAGATGACTTATACGTTATAGATTTGTTAGAAGACTTTGATGAATTTTACTTAGAATTAGAGAAATTTGCTGAAGATAATAGAGTTCCAATAATTGAT
This is a stretch of genomic DNA from Gemella haemolysans. It encodes these proteins:
- the murA gene encoding UDP-N-acetylglucosamine 1-carboxyvinyltransferase, which gives rise to MEKIVVKGGTPLIGEVQVSGAKNAALPILAAGLLATEGTSKFYNVPKLSDIKTIGLLFESLGVKIDYRPDENTLEMDARNPLLTEASFEFVSKMRASFLVLGPMLAREGSAKVAMPGGCSIGSRPIDQHLKGFEALGATIIQDAGFVEARAEKELEGTTIFFDFPSVGGTQNVIMASCLAKGKTTIVNAAQEPEIEDMINFLIKMGAKIEGKGTSILVVEGVEKLVGTEYSVMPDRVEAATYMIAAAATKGDVLIKGAPYKDNVALVSKMREMGVNIEVVDENSMRVSNKLDSLKPVDVKTLPHPGFLTDMQSIMCVLTLLADGTSTITETVFENRFMHVEELRRMNAKIRIEGRSSLIEGLPHLEGTTVRATDLRSGAALVIAGLMATGTTKVIDIYHIDRGYVDIEEKMRKLGADIQRIDE
- a CDS encoding DNA-directed RNA polymerase subunit beta, with the translated sequence MIIIFYIGLLLGYTILGKGSLFDALSLKPIRHIKDIIYN
- the pta gene encoding phosphate acetyltransferase, which codes for MANDLFVELQQKLEGKNVRIVLPEAYDERVLEAAVKLGATSYVKPVLVGKKEKVEEIAKGLSLDASNLEVIDHENYEKLEELVAKFVERRAGKVTEEKARELLKDVNYFGTMLVYTGEVEGLVSGAIHSTGDTVRPALQIIKTKPGTKRTSGAFIMSKEDKRYVFADCAINPTLDAEGLAEIAIESAKTAKSFNVDPKVAMLSFSTLGSAVTEDTTKVAEATKLVKENAPELAVEGELQFDAAVVPSVAKLKAPNSKVQGDANVFVFPSLEAGNIGYKIAQRLGGFEAVGPILQGLNAPVNDLSRGCNAEDVYKLSLITAVQAIEK